A genome region from Phocoena sinus isolate mPhoSin1 chromosome 16, mPhoSin1.pri, whole genome shotgun sequence includes the following:
- the LOC116742010 gene encoding T-complex protein 1 subunit gamma-like produces the protein MQVCRSVLLDPQLVPGGGASEMSVAHALTEKSKAMTGVEQWPYRAVAQALEVIPRTLIHNCGASTICLLTSLRAKHTQENCETWGVNGETGTLVDMKELGIWEPLAVKLQTYKTAVETAVLLLRIDDIVSGHKKKRVMTRASKAGLLMASQE, from the coding sequence ATGCAGGTGTGCCGCAGTGTTCTCCTGGACCCTCAGCtggtgcctgggggtggggcttcTGAGATGTCTGTGGCTCATGCCTTGACAGAAAAATCCAAGGCCATGACTGGTGTGGAACAATGGCCGTATCGGGCTGTTGCCCAAGCCCTAGAGGTCATCCCTCGTACCCTTATTCATAACTGTGGGGCCAGCACCATCTGTCTACTTACCTCCCTTCGGGCCAAGCACACCCAGGAGAATTGTGAGACCTGGGGCGTAAATGGTGAGACAGGTACTTTGGTGGACATGAAAGAACTGGGCATCTGGGAACCATTGGCTGTAAAGCTGCAAACGTATAAGACAGCAGTGGAGACGGCAGTTCTACTGCTGCGGATTGATGACATCGTAtcaggccacaaaaaaaaaagggtgatgaCCAGAGCCAGCAAGGCGGGGCTCCTGATGGCTAGCCAGGAGTGA